One genomic segment of Gossypium arboreum isolate Shixiya-1 chromosome 3, ASM2569848v2, whole genome shotgun sequence includes these proteins:
- the LOC108480698 gene encoding uncharacterized protein LOC108480698, protein MHAKTDSEVTSLAPSSPTRSPRRPVYYVQSPSRDSHDGEKTTTSFHSTPVISPMGSPPHSHSSMGRHSRESSSSRFSGSLKPGSRKISPNDAPLRGAHRKGNKQWKECDVIEEEGLLEDEEREQGLPRRCYVLAFFVGFFLLFSLFSLILWGASRPQKPKITMKSIRFEQFKIQAGSDFTGVATDMITMNSTVKMIYRNTGTFFGVHVTSTPLDLSFAQITIASGTMKKFHQSRKSQRSLTVIVMGNKVPLYGSGASLSSSTGTTSLPVSLKLSFVVRSRAYVLGKLVKQKFYKKIECDVTFDPKKLNVPISLKKACTYD, encoded by the exons ATGCACGCCAAGACAGATTCAGAGGTGACAAGCCTCGCCCCATCATCCCCAACCAGGTCTCCGCGGCGTCCAGTTTACTATGTGCAGAGCCCTTCACGTGATTCTCACGATGGAGAAAAGACAACAACCTCCTTCCATTCCACGCCGGTTATCAGCCCCATGGGGTCACCTCCCCATTCCCATTCCTCCATGGGCCGCCACTCTCGTGAGTCTTCATCCAGTCGGTTTTCAGGGTCGCTTAAACCTGGATCCCGCAAGATCTCGCCTAACGACGCTCCGTTAAGGGGAGCTCATCGGAAGGGGAATAAGCAGTGGAAAGAATGTGATGTGATCGAAGAAGAAGGCCTCCTTGAAGATGAAGAACGTGAGCAAGGACTCCCTCGAAGATGCTATGTTCTAGCTTTCTTTGTTGgcttctttcttctcttctctttattttctttgattctGTGGGGAGCTAGCAGGCCTCAAAAACCCAAGATCACAATGAAG AGTATAAGATTTGAGCAATTCAAGATTCAAGCAGGTTCAGATTTCACAGGTGTGGCAACTGATATGATCACCATGAATTCCACAGTGAAGATGATTTATCGTAACACTGGAACATTTTTCGGTGTCCATGTCACATCAACACCTCTGGATCTATCATTTGCTCAAATCACCATTGCTTCAGGAACC ATGAAGAAATTTCATCAGTCAAGAAAGAGCCAAAGGTCTTTGACTGTAATAGTGATGGGAAACAAGGTTCCTTTGTACGGGAGTGGAGCAAGTTTGAGCAGTTCAACAGGGACAACATCACTGCCAGTTTCACTTAAACTCAGCTTCGTTGTCCGATCCAGAGCTTATGTGTTGGGAAAACTGGTGAAGCAGAAGTTTTACAAGAAAATCGAATGTGACGTAACTTTCGATCCTAAGAAACTCAATGTTCCCATTTCGCTGAAGAAAGCTTGCACATATGATTGA